A genomic segment from Amphiura filiformis chromosome 10, Afil_fr2py, whole genome shotgun sequence encodes:
- the LOC140161890 gene encoding NXPE family member 3-like: MNNLVPACPMYFDAFIKDPKPVYLLCDTIELIITSRDCKNRTLNSGGDYLWTWIKTDSLKASQTQEGNITDMGNGTYIARFTLRWVGKVSPVVAVIRTRQEVNYMRQWREKVPARFCYNGIFKLNGITETVPCHITPWLNLTHTNIKVDKTRHLCNFTDPFTGAPWYCIKPANMPCSAYDYGR, from the coding sequence ATGAACAACTTAGTTCCAGCCTGTCCAATGTATTTCGATGCATTTATCAAAGATCCCAAACCAGTTTATCTGTTATGCGATACAATAGAGTTGATAATTACATCAAGAGATTGTAAGAACAGGACATTAAACTCGGGAGGTGATTACTTGTGGACGTGGATAAAAACAGATTCCTTGAAAGCAAGTCAAACTCAAGAAGGTAACATTACTGATATGGGTAATGGGACCTACATAGCGCGGTTTACCCTCAGATGGGTCGGGAAGGTGTCCCCTGTTGTAGCTGTTATTAGAACTCGACAAGAGGTCAATTATATGAGGCAATGGAGAGAGAAAGTTCCTGCTAGATTTTGCTATAATGGAATATTCAAACTCAATGGTATCACTGAAACAGTACCATGTCACATAACTCCTTGGCTGAATCTTACTCACACTAATATCAAAGTGGATAAAACGCGCCATTTGTGCAACTTCACAGACCCTTTCACCGGTGCGCCATGGTACTGCATTAAACCAGCAAATATGCCGTGTTCTGCTTATGACTACGGTCGATGA